The DNA sequence TCGAATAGTCCTgactcgaaaattcgaatcgaaaccagttttccctccgaaaaaattacttcgaatacactcacaactcgaatgggaggttatttaagaaaacgtctaatattcgatcgattAGTCCCAACCCGAAATTTCTAATCGAGTTTTCCGTCcatacttgaatgtcaggaaggcaattaacatattcaacagacctctgccactgacttgtaaatggactcggcaggttttaggtggtgaaaattcgaattagaactgaTTGAggcgtgataaatctcacattcaaatttacattcgcattggggaattaaaattcgaatgtgtaaattttgacaccaaagtaaaattcgaaaattctaatttactattttgaaccttaataaatctgccccttaatgtaaggaAATACAATAGTATTAAAAAGTTTGCAATTACTAACAAATTAGTATTTCGTGCCATCCCCTGAGGTCAGCGATTGATAGGGGCAAATTTCATGCAGCAGACCAACGATCCGAAGGATACTTCTAAGCTGTACATTATATGGAAAAGAAACTGGAAGcagagaacaggtatgggatccattatctagaaaccctttTTCCAGGCTGggctgaattacgggaaggcggTCTCCcacaatcattttaaaatgatttctattttctctataataataaaacggcactttgtacttgatccacactatattaatattattaatccttatcagaggaaagacaatcctattgggtttctgtaatatttaaattgttttctagtaggcttaaaggaacagtaccaccaaaaaactaatgtcttaaagtaatgaaaatattatgtactgttgtgctgcaatgttaaaactgctatgtttgcttcagaaacacaacaagCTTCCGTGTTgcaatggggtcagccattcaagcacaggatatacagtagctaacagataagtactgaagaatcctatatactgtatattatccattttctggaaaaccccaggtctgaagcattctggaacaggttccatacctatactatatcTGATTGTAGTAGCCCGCACAATTGCTAGAAATGAAACCTATCTTGTGGGAAGAGCTTCATTGTAAAAGGAAGACAAAAACGCCATACAAGCTCTTGCCGTTTTGAGAAGAGCTCCAGAAGGCCTGGGCTGAAATAGCCAATGAATATCTTCAAAACAGTGTCAACGCTGCATAACTGAATtggtggattatttgattaatgtAAAGTTTGATGAAAAGAAGAACAGTTATAGGAAATTAAAACAATATGTTGCTGTCAACGGATTGATAATCATTTCTGATCAATTCAAGGCTACCTTGGTAtcaatttctaccaaaaacatgAATATGTCAGATTCCAAACTTTTGAAGACTAGTGTAATTGGTGCACCCCATTCTTCAGTGCTATAGTTTCTCAGGCGGGATAGGGAGGAGTTCATCAAACAGTACAAGGAAAGAGAAAACACAAGGGAGTGTATTTGTACGACAGAATGGGATTGCATTATAACATTTATATGCTTCTCTAGCCTTTatcaaaactgcagaaaaaaagttttaaaaagtacaaatattgATTGCAAGTTTTCAGGCTACACAGCTTGAAATTTATTTggtaaaaagaatataaaagcctcctgaaaagaaaaaaaaaaaaatatccttagCCTTACATAGAAGAAAACTTTATTCCTATAGTGTTTGACCAAGCACCAAATATGTGattatgttaaaagaaaaaaggggggggtggTAAACGCTCACATTTTTTCATAAGGCACAACATGGTCGATTTTGCATCTCAGTTTAAATATTTGATAAACAGATTTGTGTCTAGTAGAAGAGGGCTTGACGTTCTTTATCCACTACATTTACAATTCTTTAACCTGCACGAAACAAAACCCAGCTGTGACAAACCTTAGTTGAGACACAGTGTGGATAATAGCCGCAAGGTAGTCACTACAGGATCTAGAGTTCATCCCTGAAGAAACCAGAAGCAGTGTAAATTGAGGCacatatattttgcaaaaaaaaatactaatttgaGTTGACAGAAGGTCCACGAAGATGAACATCTTCATCTAAAAGCAGCTcaggtttccaaataaagaaTATCCCTTTCAGAGGATGCTTATTTTTAGTCACTGCTGTCCTCATCGTCGTCGTCATCTGACAAATTATTTTTGAACTTTGAAGGTTGGGAGAAGGAGTCCGACCTGCTAGGCAGACATGAAGAGAAATCCccactggataacagatcatagcAGAAATCACAAACGCGCACAGGCTTGGAAGACTGACTTGGCAAAAGATACTTCTTCTCCGAGCAAGGTCCACAAATGACATATCCACATTTCCGGCAGTGATGCCTGCGATTAACGGGGGTAAATTTCACTTTTTTACAGCGCATGCAAATCGATGCCTCGGAATCTGGTATCCAGACTGCAGCATGTTCACTGTTAGGCGTCTTCCCGCTTTTGGAGATTAAATCACAAACGCACTTATTAATGTGATTCATCCATTCGGATTTTTCGGTCGCCGTGGCAGCATAAACGGCAAATGATTTTGTTGGAGTTTTAATCAACCAGCCATTTCGCAGCTCTCCTTCATCGTCAATGGTGTCAATGGTAACGTTTTCAAGAGGGATAATGTGCTGCTTGTTGTACTTTTTCTTCTGAATAACAATATTGCCATAGACTAGAATATCATTGAACAGGAAAAATTGTCTGGCTTTTGGTTTCTTTCTGCAAAGTTTTGTTAGCACCCCTTCTCCAATGAGAACTCGGCCAGGGATTGCCAACGGCTGGCCAGCTGTTCCAAAGCAATTTTCCACTAGGTTTATACGTTTTGTATTTGCCTCGCTGTTTGCTAAGCGATCAACCATCTTTGGAAgatctaaaaagaaaagaatatatttAGAATGCCACAAGATACAAAGTAGATAATATAGAAATCCAGCAGACATCGAATTGGTATCTGCCTATATTCAAACAAATACGGGTTGAATGtattagaacagtgatccccaaccagtagctcgtgagcaacatgttgctctccaaccccttggatgttgctcctaatggcctcaaagcaggagcctatttttgaattccaggcttgggggaaagttttggttgtataaaaaccaggtgtactgccacacagagcctcaatctaggttgacaattcacagaggctaaaaatggccaatcacagcctttatttggcaccccaggaacatgtttcatgctagtgttgctccccaactccttttacttctgaatgttgctcacaggttcaaaaggttggggatccctgtattagaACATTCACTCTGACCAATACTCACATGAAAGTGTGTACAtgtcaataaaaacaaaagcttGAATGGCTACCTCGCCTTATGTGCATCTGGGATGCTACTGACCAATCTGGCccagatagatagatctatatcTGGCTGGTTTTTGAGCAGATATCAGTCAGGTATGGCATTGGGAAAGCCTTATATACACAGGCAAATAAGCTGCCTGGCTCAGTCTGAAGGGGCAATTCATTGACTGTTATCAGCTAGTGTATAACgctgtaagaaaaagtggtaaagCAATATTAACGTAGCAAATAATTACTTTAGGGCTCCACAGTAATAGGAATCATAGCAACAGCTGACAGTTAGGTTATACTGGTTTATGGCAGTTATGAAAGTAAACATTGGActtgtttttatggtttacttgGGGAGTGGTAGAGGTTTTAACATTACTAGATAATAACAGATTTTCACCTCAGTAAACCTTCATGGTTATGTGCCCACGGAAGACAGATGCAAATGCCCGTGTCTCAAGTATGGGGAGAGAATACGAAGTCTAATCAAAGAATATTTCCTGTCTTTGGAGATACTAAACACCCGACTTCCATGTGTCTCTCTGGGAAGTAACGTTCTAAGGGTAGaagcacactgggcgattcagggagatttagtcgcctggtgactaatcgccttgtctttgcggcgaccaatctccccgaacgccttccctcggTCTTGCGCCGGCTGAAAAGAAAACTCGCCTCATGAAATCGCATATATTACTACTAAGCTAGATATGGTGATAACGGTATTAACACAAAATATTAATCACTGTGCATAAATATGATCATCAttgagccccccccccaaaggggAACTATCTAGCTCTGTTTTCACTTCAGGATTTTTAGGGGTATAATTAGCTCTACTTTCACCCCTGTGACAAATATTGCCCTAAAAATACAATTGAATAGAGATCTGTGAAAGTTTCCACTAAGAAGTTGTGGTGAGCTCAAGTATAACCTTTAAAAACATTCCATGGAACATTTCTTCACTCTCTTCTCAAGAAGAGCCATGATGATCAGAACACCATGTCTCATAATCAGAAACTTCCCATTTCCATTCATTGAATAGGGATCATGCAGTCTATGGCTGACCCTTCAGCTGGTAGCGGAGAAAATGCCTGATGCAGTATTGCCATAAGATACAATTATTGGTCTCACTCTCTTCACTCTCGTCAAACCTACCAtcaaagtctaaagctggccatagacgtgcagatatatccTCATGTACGGTTCATTCATTGCAATTTCCCGACataccactaaccattcataataaatatagtagtaaaaagaagaaatcagacaatgttctggccattactTCACAGACACCAACCGTACGAAAGTTAtatccgacaaatagtagtgacagtcacccattgatatagtcagaACTGTCTGAACGACGATTGCCATGTTGGGACGAGCCACACACAGTCCTAAAATCGCACGGAACAAAGATTcatacgactttatctttgcaactatggccatctttagcttGTAACAGGTAGTTTATGCCAACTCTTCCTAAGAATTATGGTAGGTTTTCCATCACACGAATCAGTCTATATGCTCACTGACCAAACACTGGCCAATATCACACATCTACGGAacatttaacaaaattacaaatgtcacaatatgctCGGAGATAAATGAGTTGTTCAGTCCATCGCTCTTTAGAGATGGTTGTGCAAGTCCGTGGTTTATTCAGACAGACAAATCCCGTGACAAAGTACTATTTATGTAACTAGATTGTGGTTTTCAAACAAAAAGGTCATGAGCCATACGAACAccctgaacaattttttttttaaaaaaaaaattattttataaaggaGATTGACACTTAAAATCAGTGGAGGAAGCCCATGTGTTTGGCCTATTTAATCTAGGCATATGGGGACCTGCCAGGAGATGACCACATCAACTCGGTATTCACCAAATGGAAATGTCTTACCTCCCCAATAGATCTATGGAAAAGATATGAGAGTTAGGTCAGGCCATATGGAAGGCACCATACACTGGCCTAGGCAGAAGATTGTATGGGCTTTTGTATGGCTAgctttaaaagggaaaatatatccccCCCCCACCTTTTTAACATGAACTCAATTAGTTGGCTGTCCTAGGGACACcaggaaacccacacagaaaCAGGTCTCTTGCTCAACTACAGGAGGCTTACCTACTATTTCTGAGGGCAAATAAATCTAACCAAAATGATGTGGTTGCCCTTTATCACTGGTATTTGCTAAAGCACTAGTCAGAATTACCCTGTATGTTGGCGGTTTCCAAAATTAGAAAGATATTAAGCTAGGATGACACTAGATCATTAAACAGATGAAGAACACAGCATAAAAATGACAAGTGACAACTGTCAAACTGTCAGCATATTATTGCTGGCTTAGTGAATCTTATGAACACTACTGAGCTTGAACTTTCTGACTGCTAATATGTAGGAGCTGCATTAGGTTCACATATTTTGCATTAGAAGAGAATAACTGGGGCCCTAGGTTTGATTCAAGCCAAGGCACTATCtgcatggagtttgtatgttcccCATGCCACATGGGTTTTTTCTGGGTACTCAGATTTCCTCCTACCTTCCAAAAACATGCCGGCAGGTTTGAATGTTATGTCCCACCATTGCTACAGTTTACTTTGTCAGCTGAGACAGTAActaaatgaaattgcaaactttgcCCACACCATCAAGCTAAAGACTGCACAAACATTTCAGCCATTAGACAGCAAAGAGCTGGGGAGACAGCTATATAAACCAGCACTGCCCTGTCACTAATGAGGTTTGGcacaaggaagagaggtcagagaAGGGGCTGAGTGACAATGAATTTGGCCCATGGCTGCCTCTGGTGGGCTCAACCCAACACGACCCCTGGGTTTTAGGATGACTCACGCTCATCCAAAAACACTACTTTAATGTCATCTGCAGTGACAGTGATAGGTGGGTGCTGCAAGTCAGTGGGTGAATGGTGGCTAAAAAAGGTCCATCTGTGACAGCTTTTAACACTTTTTACCTTGCAAATTAGTAAATGAGCTCTCGGGACTCAATATATGTTCCACTCAGGTATagtgaagaagaaagaaaatcacATTGTGAAACCCAGTGAAGGTTTGTGGGTCACCAGAATACTATACCTTTGGTCAGCAGAGCAGATTTCTCTTCCGACTGGtgtatcatataaaaaaaatttaaaaaaagggacGGAGGGCTGTAATCAAAATAATTAGGTCTCATATTTCCTTATTAAGCTATTAACATTAGTGACTGTTGCATGCTTTGTTTAGGAAATACAACTATCTATACTGCGTCTTCTTTAACTGACCTTAATGGTGTTACAATCAATTATATTGAGGTTTGCTTTCTCCAAACCAGCAAAATGCAAAACCACAACTGTATATAGAAATAAACATTAACCAAAAAACACATGTGGTGCATTTAAACGTAGTTCATACATGAAATTTTTTAGCTGTGGTTAGGAAAAGGCCTAACAGACcataatctgcccctaaaaaccTCCTTCTCTAATAACAGCTCAAAAGCCTGCATAGTTGTTAACTGTAAATTAGATCTCTATAGTATGTATTACATAGTGTTTTAAATTGGAGCCAACACCCCGTGTGCCTCAGtcctgaagctggccatagacatgcagattttatcctTATGTCAGACAAATGCTTGTTCGTTGCAATCTTCCTACCTacaattaaccattcagattaaataaagcagtaaaaagaacaaatcagacaatgttgtggccattaattgacagacaccAATCATACGAAAATGTCCGACAAATAGTTATGTGATATTCGTGATACGTTATGTGATGAGCCCAAGAATGAGAATGCCTTAAATGAGAATAACCCAACCTTTGCCTTACTCAATTCCAACCAGCCTTTTCCATGCACAGGCCTTCCTGCCCCCTCCCAAATGTTATGAGATCTGTCCCCATATTTCAGGAAAAGTAGTGCTGCTTAGTTGGTGGCAATCATGTTCGGCCTCAGGGCTTCTGATTTCAATGCTTTATTTCTTGTAGAGGTATAAGAGAAGAGGCAGATCTTCACCCTTAGATCATGtgatatttgtagtgatgggcgaatttattcgtggaaaatttgcacgattcgccgccggcgataAAATATTCGGAACacccgcaaaaattcacctgtgtcaaaaaaatttggaaaaacggacgccggctttgaaaaaacggacgccggcgtcaaaaaggagGCGCAAATTGGTGGGGAAGGGTTTATTCTCCTgtaaagtggccatacattaGCCAATCCTGTATGGTATTTGACCAGTTGGCCCATGGGTTGAATGGAGGATTACGTACAAGTGGCCATACACTGTGTGGCCTcctttatattgttttgttcatCTCGACCAACAGACAGAAAAATCAAAACACCAGAAGACGACAGCACCTCTTCATGTTTCATACATTGGCCGACATGATGCATCTGCAGATTAAGTTTCAAATTCACATGCTATTGTCGTTTTAAACCGACGAGCTGATGAACAAAACcgtgaagaagaaaaaatg is a window from the Xenopus laevis strain J_2021 chromosome 6L, Xenopus_laevis_v10.1, whole genome shotgun sequence genome containing:
- the plekhf2.L gene encoding pleckstrin homology and FYVE domain containing 2 L homeolog, with the translated sequence MVDRLANSEANTKRINLVENCFGTAGQPLAIPGRVLIGEGVLTKLCRKKPKARQFFLFNDILVYGNIVIQKKKYNKQHIIPLENVTIDTIDDEGELRNGWLIKTPTKSFAVYAATATEKSEWMNHINKCVCDLISKSGKTPNSEHAAVWIPDSEASICMRCKKVKFTPVNRRHHCRKCGYVICGPCSEKKYLLPSQSSKPVRVCDFCYDLLSSGDFSSCLPSRSDSFSQPSKFKNNLSDDDDDEDSSD